In the genome of Cytophagia bacterium CHB2, the window CTTACATTTTGTGGTGTGATGAAACGCAGGAAGGTCTGTTGATCGACCCGGGTGATGAGATCGAGCGCATCGCCGATGAAGTGGAAGATACCGGCGCACGCTTGCAACGCATCATCATCACGCATGCCCACATCGATCACGTGTTGCGCAGCCGGCAGGCGCAAGATCATTTTAACCTGCCGCTGTACATGCATCGGGACGATGCCGGATTATTGCAAAATGTCAGCCGGCAAGCGGAGATGATGGGTCTGAGCTTCGGCGAGATCAAACCGCCGCGCGTCGCTGGTTATCTCGAGGAGGGCGACCTCGTCGCGTGCGGCCGCCACTCATTGCGCATCGTACACGGCCCCGGCCATTCGCCGGGAAGCATCATGCTGTTCTCTGAGAAAATCGCCGTCGTCGGAGATGTTTTGTTTCAAGGTTCGATCGGCAGAACGGATCTCCCCCTCGGCTCTCACGAAACCTTAATGAAAACCATCACCGAAAAATTGATGACGTTGGTGGACGAGGTGCTGGTGCTCCCGGGGCACGGCGAGGAAACCACGATCGGAAACGAACGGCGCCATAATCCTTTTTTACAACCAGGTACTAGACTGTTTGATTTGAACTAAATCGCTGTTTGCGCATGGTGAATCACGTACTGCAACGCGGAGCCACTGCCCTATGATCACTCTCGCTGAGATAAGAAGCAATCCTTTAGTCGATGCTTACATCGCACGCGCCGATGAATATCTCGAAGTCGTCGGCTACACCGAACACGGCCGGCGGCACTGCGGCATGGTCGCCGGAAATGCGCAAAGAATTTTGCTCGAACTCGGCCATAGCGAGCGCCAAGCCGAGCTGACGGCCATTGCCGGCTATTTGCACGACATCGGCAACGTCTTTA includes:
- a CDS encoding MBL fold metallo-hydrolase, which produces MALRWRCVTVGPFAMNAYILWCDETQEGLLIDPGDEIERIADEVEDTGARLQRIIITHAHIDHVLRSRQAQDHFNLPLYMHRDDAGLLQNVSRQAEMMGLSFGEIKPPRVAGYLEEGDLVACGRHSLRIVHGPGHSPGSIMLFSEKIAVVGDVLFQGSIGRTDLPLGSHETLMKTITEKLMTLVDEVLVLPGHGEETTIGNERRHNPFLQPGTRLFDLN